The genomic interval AGCGCGTCCAGTATTTCATCGATCTGGTCCTCGTCTGTAATCTCTCCGTACCAGTATCCTTGTGGATAGATGACCATGACAGGCCCCTGGTCGCAAAACTGCAAACATCCAGTACTGGAAAGAAAGGCGTTCAGACCGCGGTCCGCGATTTCGCTTTCAAGGTATTGAAGCAGTTCCCCTCCTCCTTGCTTGATACATTTACCTTTGGGTTCCAGTCCCCTGAAACTCATGCATACTAGAATGTGATAGTCTGGCTTTTCCATAAAATAGACCTCTCATTTGGATTTATGGGATTATGAATTTATGAGGTCGTGGGTAAATGGGTTTATGGGGAGAAGCGTTAGTGAACTTATGAACTTCGCAACTCCCCCCATCACCTCATTCACTCATCCACCCACTACATGACCAGTTCCAGACGCTCATCAGGAGCATCACGGTCGGCACGATCAAGAAGTGTGTTGACTATATTGGAAATCAGATAGATTCCGCCACTATAACCTACTTTAGGAAAGTAGGTGTGTCCTACGCGATCCAGAATCGGAAAACCGAATCGTACCAAGGGTATATCCTCGGCCCGCGAGATATACTTGCCGTAGGTATTACCGATAAGAAGATCCACTGGATCGTTCTTGATGAGCTGGTGGAGATAAAAGAGATCTGCGTTCTGCTTGCAAACATACTCCCAATCAGCATCCTTCATGACCTCTGCAATCTGCCTCTCGAAGCGTTTTCCAGGAGTACCGGTAATAATGTACTTGGGCCGCATACCCATGCTCTTTAAAAAGTCAGTCAGTCCCACGATCAAATCAGGATCTCCCCAGAGCGCTACCTTTTTGCCATACAGATAATGCTGATAGTCGGTCATGATATCCACCAGACGACCACGCTCATCCATAAGTGACTCAGGAATCTCCTTAGCTGTAACATCCATGAGTGCCTGGATGAACTTGTCCGTGGCCTTGACTCCGATAGGCGCTTCCAGGGTCTTAAAAGGTACGTCACACTTCTGTTCCAAGGCTATGGCTGCCGGCTCCGAAGCAAAGGCGCCCAGAGCCAGGGTCATCTTGCTTGTGCCCGTCCTTTTCAACTCCTCGATGGTTACGCCGCCTTTGGGATACATGTGGTATTCGCCACGCATCGGCGTATCCAAAACGTCTGAGGTGTCCGGGAATACAATGCCATCAATTCCCATTACCTGGAGGATGCGCTTTATTTCGCGCATATCAGAAGGCTCGACAAACCCGGGAATAACATTGACCTGGTTTTCCTTCTTCTCTCCACCTTCAGATAGGTACTTGACTATTCCCGAAACCATATTGGCAAAACCAGTAACATGAGAGCCCACGTAACTTGGAGTGTTCGTGTGGATGACCAGCTTGCCTTCAGGGATAATACCGTCACTGGCAGCTTTTTTGGCGATTGTTGGTATGTCATCGCCTATGGTCTCAGACAGACAAGTAGTGTGTACCGCAACTATGTCCGGGTCGTAGACCTGGAAAATGGTCTTTAGAGACTGGCGCAGGTTTGGAGCTCCGCCAAAGACACTGGCGCCTTCGGTGAAAGAACTGGTAGTCGCCATGACAGGCTCTTTATAGTGCCTGGTCAGGTGACTGCGATGGTAAGAGCAACATCCCTGGCTGCCATGACTGTGTGGCAAACAGGCATGTATTCCCAAGGCTGCATACATAGCCCCTATAGGCTGACAGGTTTTGGCAGGGTTAATACGCAAACCCTGCCTTTCTACTATTTCTTTGGTCGTATGGTCGAGCATTAAAACTTCTCCTCTCTAAAGTTATCCTGTTAGGTTATCCGTTCAACTCTGCCTTAAGTGTCGGCCCTTTTTCCCAAGGAGCCTTGAGTAGTTCCCAGACCGGATTGTGGATCATCATGTCTAGCTCGCGGGCAAATTTAACCGCT from Desulfovulcanus ferrireducens carries:
- a CDS encoding (2Fe-2S) ferredoxin domain-containing protein is translated as MEKPDYHILVCMSFRGLEPKGKCIKQGGGELLQYLESEIADRGLNAFLSSTGCLQFCDQGPVMVIYPQGYWYGEITDEDQIDEILDALEEGKAAEEYLLA
- the nifK gene encoding nitrogenase molybdenum-iron protein subunit beta, which translates into the protein MLDHTTKEIVERQGLRINPAKTCQPIGAMYAALGIHACLPHSHGSQGCCSYHRSHLTRHYKEPVMATTSSFTEGASVFGGAPNLRQSLKTIFQVYDPDIVAVHTTCLSETIGDDIPTIAKKAASDGIIPEGKLVIHTNTPSYVGSHVTGFANMVSGIVKYLSEGGEKKENQVNVIPGFVEPSDMREIKRILQVMGIDGIVFPDTSDVLDTPMRGEYHMYPKGGVTIEELKRTGTSKMTLALGAFASEPAAIALEQKCDVPFKTLEAPIGVKATDKFIQALMDVTAKEIPESLMDERGRLVDIMTDYQHYLYGKKVALWGDPDLIVGLTDFLKSMGMRPKYIITGTPGKRFERQIAEVMKDADWEYVCKQNADLFYLHQLIKNDPVDLLIGNTYGKYISRAEDIPLVRFGFPILDRVGHTYFPKVGYSGGIYLISNIVNTLLDRADRDAPDERLELVM